The following coding sequences lie in one Phaenicophaeus curvirostris isolate KB17595 chromosome 5, BPBGC_Pcur_1.0, whole genome shotgun sequence genomic window:
- the LOC138720810 gene encoding LOW QUALITY PROTEIN: dispanin subfamily A member 2b-like (The sequence of the model RefSeq protein was modified relative to this genomic sequence to represent the inferred CDS: deleted 1 base in 1 codon) — MERVAWPGPAAAPPYEPLGEQPGPERTGPSTVVLLEAPRQPPPRDHLAWSLCSALYANVCCLGFLALVFSIKSRDRKLLGDYSGARSYGSTAKYLNITTQLLNFSLTILVIILIVTGVIVVGEPLPLRWGPWPVLALAGPHPSLCPTGVHRDVPSLLQAVGSPS; from the exons ATGGAGCGGGTGGCCTGGCCGGGGCCCGCGGCGGCGCCGCCCTACGAGCCGCTGGGCGAGCAGCCGGGGCCCGAGCGGACGGGCCCGAGCACCGTGGTGCTGCTGGAGGCCCCCCGGCAGCCCCCGCCCCGCGACCACCTCGCCTGGTCCCTCTGCTCCGCGCTCTACGCCAACGTCTGCTGCCTCGGCTTCCTCGCCCTCGTCTTCTCCATCAAG TCCAGGGACCGCAAACTCCTGGGCGACTACAGTGGGGCGCGCAGCTAC GGCTCCACCGCCAAGTACCTGAACATCACCACGCAGCTGCTCAACTTCAGCCTCACCATCCTGGTCATCATCCTGATCGTGACCGGCGTCATCGTCGTGGGTGAACCCCTTCCGCTTCGATGGGGACCGTGGCCCGTTTTAGCCCTCGCCGGGCCCCATCCCTCGCTGTGCCCGACAGGAGTCCACAGAGATGTCCCCTCACTCCTCCAAGCCGTGGGGAGCCCTTCCTGA